The DNA region TCGTCGCGCTCGGCCGCCGCCCCAACACCGCCGGGCTCGGCCTCGCCGACGCCGGCATCGCCACCGGCCCGCGCGGCGAGATCCTCGTCGACGAGCACCTGCGGACCACGCGCTCCGGCGTGTACGCAGCCGGCGACGTGACCGGCGGCCCCGCGTTCGTCTACGTGGCGGCCTACGCCGGGCGCCTGGCCGCCGAGCACGCGCTCACCGGCAACGCGGAGCCCTACGACCTGTCCATCGTCCCGCGGGTCACGTTCACCGATCCGGCGCTCGCCGCGGTGGGTCTCACCGAGACGGAGGCGCGCGCCCGCGGCATCGACACACTCGTGTCGGAGCTGCCGATGAGCCACGTCCCGCGTGCGGTCGCCGCACGCGACACGCGCGGCGTGGTCAAGCTCGTCGCCGACGCGGCCTCTCGCAGGCTCGTCGGAGCGCACATCCTCGCGCCCGAAGCCGGCGACATCGTCCAGCAGGCGGCGCTCGCGATCCGGTTCGGCGCGCGGATCGACGATCTCGCGCGGATGCTCCACCCGTACCTCACCAACGCCGAAGCGATCAAGCTCGCCTGTCAGTCCTTCGATAAAGACGTGTCGAAGCTGTCGTGTTGCGCCGCATGACGCGACCGGATGGAGGATGCCCATGATCGACCGCCCTCGAATGCGCCCTCGCGCGGCTGCCGCGTTCGCCGCGCTCGCCGTGCTCGGCACGGTCGCGGCCGGCTGCGGCCGCGGCACGGTCGCCCCGCCCCCCGATGCACCAGAGGCCGTGCTCGCCGTCGACGGCATGACGTGTGCGTCGTGCGCGGTGACCGTGCGAACGGCTGCCACCCGGGTCGACGGCGTCTACGACGCCCGCGTCGACGTAGACCGCGGGCGCGCACGCGTGCACTACGACCCGACGCGGACCACGCCCCAGGCAATTGCGGAGGCCATCTCGCGCGCGGGCTACCCGGCCAGACCGGCAGGGCCGTAGCCCTCGCCGCGATCGCC from Deltaproteobacteria bacterium includes:
- a CDS encoding mercury(II) reductase, encoding VLARSRLLSREEPALGAALADYLRGEGIDVRLGVTIDRVDGVAGALCVQYSDERGSHAIDADHVLVALGRRPNTAGLGLADAGIATGPRGEILVDEHLRTTRSGVYAAGDVTGGPAFVYVAAYAGRLAAEHALTGNAEPYDLSIVPRVTFTDPALAAVGLTETEARARGIDTLVSELPMSHVPRAVAARDTRGVVKLVADAASRRLVGAHILAPEAGDIVQQAALAIRFGARIDDLARMLHPYLTNAEAIKLACQSFDKDVSKLSCCAA
- a CDS encoding heavy-metal-associated domain-containing protein; amino-acid sequence: MPMIDRPRMRPRAAAAFAALAVLGTVAAGCGRGTVAPPPDAPEAVLAVDGMTCASCAVTVRTAATRVDGVYDARVDVDRGRARVHYDPTRTTPQAIAEAISRAGYPARPAGP